CGGTGTGAATCTCAGGGCAGATCCCTTAGCCACTTTCTTGATTGTGCAATGAGAACACAGCTGAACGTGTGGGGTTGCTGTGGAGGACACGGCTACCTGTGCCCGGCAATAGTAGGCATCCAGTGGGAGTGAGTACTATTGACTCTGATGAGAAAGGCGATCACAGAGCCTGACTTCCTGTGAGATCCTGGCACCACAGGTGCTCCTGGCAGCTGCTGCTTCGCCACTTTGTTGATAAGTTGGGCTTGTTCTGGGACATTTTTGTTGGATACTCATCAGTGCTGGCTGAGCATTTTGGAATGCAGCCTGTGGCAAGCCAGGTAGCGGAAGGAGGACAGAGTAGGTGATGCTTTCCAAGAGCAGGCGGTGATGGGACAGTGGATAATGGATTGGGAATTAGCATGAAAAGCCGGGTGTTACCTAGTCTCAACCAGGCCTGAGGCCAGGTAAGCAACAAGCTAAAGTAGAGGCTCTCATCTTCTCCCCAGTCCTATTTGAAGTTTTTCATCTTTCCTTGACAGGCCAATTTAACCTTTGACCCAGCTGCTCTGCTGCCTGGGGCCTCACCCAAGAGTCCTGGACTCAAGGCCATGGTGTCGCCATTTCATAGCCCACCTTCTACCCCCAGTAGCCCTGGTGTGCGATCTCGGCCCAGCGAGGCAGAGGAGGTGCCTGTCAGCTTCGACCAGCCCCCTGAAGGCAGTCATCTGCCCTGTTACAACAAGGTAAATTCTAGCTCCAGATTATGGCAGTGTGTCTGTGGAAATGTGGACTCTGGCACCCCTGAATTTTCTCTACCCTTTTGTCctgaggaaaggaggaaatgtTCGGAGTTATTCTCAGAGCTGCGTTTTAACCCAAGTGAAATTTCTCCCCTCCTTTGCAAGTGATTCCTGAACTAGGATAACCTTCCTTGACTGACTGGCTCATCTTCTCTCCTTATAACTATGCCATTCGGCCCCAAGACAAGCTTGGGGGATGGTGTGCTCTCTCCTTTGCAGAGAGAGGTATGGAAATTCACGACTGATCCCAGCTGTATGGTTCATTAATGTCAAAAGCTGAACACAAAAGCTAAAGGCCTGATCAGTGATTCGCACAGAATGCTGGGCAGCATCCCTAGAACTCCAAAACATCCTGTCTGGCCTGGTGTGAATAGTCCTAAGTGTCCCAGTGTGGATTCAAATCATTCTTCCTGCAGCTTGGCCCAGTTAAAGAACATCCAAACTGTTCCCTTTGCAAAAATGACACGGCAGGGTGCATTTCTACAGATGCAACCCTGGTCCTCTGTGTGAGCTTTCATCACATCCCTGGCCCTGCTGGGAGGAAGTAAGGATCAGAGGTACGGGCCAAGCAGGTAGCCAACAAATGTGGGCCAGGGCCAAGCAGGAGCCAAGACTTCTGGGGGTCTGGTGCCAGGGAATGCTAAATGGGTGCAGCTTTAAAATTAATGATGGAGAAATGAGATCTTCTAGGCCATTCTAGGAAGTCcagctagcaaaaaaaaaaaaaaaaagtcaaatgtgtAAAAACAGGGAGGGCTCAAGGAAATAAACTAGTGGTAAGGAGGGGTTCGGGCAGGCTTGAGCCTGTGGGCTAGGGGCAGAGTAGAAGTTCCCCAGCCAGGGTGATGGAGACCCCTGAAGGCAGAGAGGAACCTTCCCAGAGAGCCACCTTCTCACAGGGtaagacagggagggaggagctgCTACCTGGTCATAATGCCTGGAGGCTTCGGCCTTCTGGCAGCAGCAAGGGGAAGTGATTTTGGAACCCTGCTGGTCCTAAGGGCTGGGGCCTTGATACCTTCCAGAGCTGACCCCATCATGGTCTCAGGAAAGGGCTTGGGAGGCCCTGATAAACCAAGTATTCATTCCAAACCTCATAGATGGGGAACTAGGATTGACAAATACCAAAATGTAAATCAGTGGGAaaataacatttacaaaaatttattttacaaactaattattttgttttgttttgttttgttttgttgaggcagggtcttcctctgtcactcaggctggagtgcagtggtgagatgtTGGCTCATagcaagccccacctcctgggctcaagcaagcctcctagtagctgggactacaggcacgcaccaccacgccttgttttgtttttttttgtagagacagggttttgccatgtcttCAACCAGCTCCTgcagcttctgggctcaagtggtccgctggcctatgcctcccaaagtactaggattacaggcatgcaccaccacgcccagcccacttACATACTAATTTTTAAAGGATGCATCACTCTAGTAGATAGGGTATCTGATGTGAACATTTCCATTGCACCTTTGACTAAGTCTGATGAGCTGAGAAGAGGCCCGATTCTGAGATTCACATGCTCCCCAGAGATACCACCTTCAGGCAGCTCTGCTGGTGCTCCTGGGGAACAGCTTCTGACCGTGGTGGACCTGAGTTCCAGAAGCAAAGGAATCTGGCTGCTCAGGTTTCCCAGTATCAGCCAGCTTCATGGGGGATGGGAAGGGCACAGTCAGGCAAGAGAGGAAGCTAGTCACCAGGTGTCCAGCTCAGCACTCCTGAGGTCCCTGCACCAGGACCTGACCATCAGCAGGTCTCTAACACTCTTCTCGGTGCGATTCATCTTTGtcaaagtataattttcaaaagttcaattttcaaatttttcaaaattttacagTGCAGTAAAATCATAAGTTATCTTTTTTACTGGATAGAAAGCATTTTTGCATCTTCACAAGATAAAAATCTGACTCTTACGCAAAATAGAGAAAGATTTTATTCAACATGTCAATTTATGAGGAAACTTGTAAGATGGTAAAACTTACTGAAACAGCATTTGAAGAACTGGTTATTTATAGACAATtagacaatttctttttttttttttttttaatgcagagtcttgctgtgttgcccaggctgaagtgccgtggcatgatgacagctcactgcagcctccatctcccaggctcaagctatattcccacctcagcctcccaagtagctaggaccacaggcgtgcatcagcacacccagcaaatttttcttacttttagtagagatggagtcttgctatgttgcccaggctgatcttgaactcctgagctcaagtgatcctcctgcctcagcctcccaaagtgctggattacatgtgtgagccaccatgcctggcagcaattttttttaagtgtcagaATAAAATTGCTAAATTAGACACCAAACTGGTTAGTGTTTTACAGTGTAATAACAtcatgagtttttgtttttgttttttacttaatgGAAAGCATTTTCATCTTCACAAAATATAAGTCTGCAGGTCACCATGTGATTTCACAATCCCACATGACTCTAACCTATAATAAATAGCAAACAATGATTCGTTCTCCTGGAAAATTAAATGGTCCTTGCATGGACTTGTGAAGCAGTGCACCAGACTGACATTGAAAGCTCATACAGCCCTcctcttggcctttttttttaatggattttggaTAATTTTCCTTAACACTTTCTTCCAGGTGCGGACGAGGGGCTCAATCAAAAGGCGCCCTCCCTCCAGGCGATTCCGAAGGTCGCAGTCAGACTGTGGGGAACTTGGAGATTTCAGGGCGGCGGAGTCATCTCAGGAGAATGGTGCTAAGGAAGAGGATGGGGATGAGGTGTTCCCATCCAAGAGCAAGGCCCCAGGATCCCCTTCGTCCAGTGAGGGGGCAGCAGGAGAGGGAGTGAGAACCCTGGGGCCCGCTGAAAAGCCTCCTCTGAGGAGGTCACCCAGCAGGacagagaagcaggaggaggacaGGGCCACAGAGGAAGCCAAGAACGGCGAAAAGGCCAGGCGGAGTTCAGAGGACGTGGACGGCCAGCACCCGGCCCAGGAGGAGGCCCCGAAAGCACCCCAGACCTCTGGCCCAGAGGCAGAAAATAGGTGTGGGAGCCCCAGGGAGGAAAAGCCAGCTGGAGAGGAAGCAGAGATGGAAAAGGCTGCAGAGGTGAAGGAGGAGACGGTGCAAAATGAAGAGGCGGGACCTGAACATGAGAGCCAAGAAACAAAGAAGCCGGAGGAGGGAGCTGCAGGGAAGGAGACCCCCCATAGTCCCCCTGGAGGAGTGAAGGGCGGTGATGTCCCCAAGCAGGAGAAAGGCAAGGAAAAACAACAGGAAGGGGCAGTGCTCGAGCCAGGTTGCAGCCCCCAGACCGCCCCTGACCAGCTGGAGACCAGCAGTGAGGTCCAGAGCGAGCGAGCGGTCCCCAGGCCAGAGGTAGGTGGTCTGGCTCGTTCACACGCAGAAGTCAGTGCCAGGACCTGGGAGTGCATCTGTCACATGCCCTGTTCCGTACATCCCTTCATAAATCAGCTCAATCTGCAGAAACAAAGGTGCCAGGCTCCTGCCTCGTGCCAACTGGTTGGAGAAAGGCTGTTGCTGAGGCTGAGGGGACAAAAGGACACAAAGGGGAAGTGTGTCTTGTGCTCTTGCCAGCTTCTCGCTGACTTGGGAGTTCTGGCAAGCTTCTGGGTGTGTGTGGAATGACCGAGCCTCGGCACGGCTCAGTAACTGAGGCTTCTATGGAAGCCTGCTGAGTGCAGGAGCCTGGGCGGGCTGCTGCAGGGGatccagagatgaaaaagaaagggGAGCTCCTTTCTAAAAATCATCTCAGTTTAGCACATGAGACCAGCAGCTCTTTCACGTGCATAAACAAGGTGGAATCGGGCAGTGGACAGGGGGCATTCCTAGGGAAGCCCAAAGTGCAAGGGTGGCAGAAACAATTTGTGTGTGGATGGGACAAAAAGTTGGGGATGCTTCAGGGCCAAGGTAGCATTTGAGTTGGCCCTCAGAGAAAGAGGCTGTATGTGACGTTGGGACGTTCACTCTCTCTCTCAGGAATTGGGCATCTGCTGCACATGAGGAGGACGGAGTGACTCAGCCCGTGCCCTTCTGCTTAGGCCTGCGCTAACTGGCCCTTTCCCCTACACCCGTCTGCTCCCCACCAACTCCCAGAAAGCCCATCTTGAGCCCACCTATCTATGCTTTAAGAGCagaaccaggccgggcgcggtggctcatgcctgtaatcccagcactttgggaagccaaggtgggcagatcacctgaggtcgggagttcgagaccagcctgtccaacacggagaaacccccatctctactaaaaatacaaaattagccaggcgtggtggcacatgcctgtcatctcagctaccagggaggctgaggcaggagaatcgcttgaacctgggaggcagagaggttgcggtgagccgagattgcgccattgcactccagcctgggcaacaagagcgaaactctgtctcaaaataaataaataaataaataagagcagAACCAGCCCTGCAGAGTCCCTAACAATCTCATCAAGTCAGTCACCCACAATTGTTTCCCCCTTCACTTTTGTTAGtgcattcattcatgcatgcattcatttacTCACACCACTATCAGCTTCCTGCTACAGTAGCCTCTTTTCTGGCTTCctgcttccacttttttttttttcccctgcctATATAATCCGTTCTCTGGACAGCAACCAGcaggtttggtttgttttttagatcAACTGCTCTTTGCTAAAATTATTCTCCTCTTGTAttagggctgccataaaaaaaattaccacaaacttggtggcgtaaaacaatagaaatatactTTCTTACAGTTCTACAGTTCAGGCCTCCAAAATTAAGTTGTTGGCTGGGTTGGTTTCCTCTAGCAGTTTTGGGGGAGAATTTGTTCCTCTCCCCTAAGTTCTGGTGGCTGCCTGCAACCCTTGGAATTCTCCCTTGCCTCCTCCGGCTCCTGGTGGCTGCTGCAATTCATGGCATCTCTTGGCGTATAGATGCaccactccagtctctgcctccatctccatcaCATGGCCTTTCACTGTTACTGTGTGTCTCAAagtccccctcctccctcttatAAAGATGTCAGTCATTAGATGTAGGGTCCACCCTAAATCCAGAAGGATCTTGTCTTGAGATTCTTAGTTACATCTGCCAAGaacctctttccaaataaggtcacattcaccgGTACTAGGGGTTTGGATTGGATGTACCCACCTCTCCCTGACTCTCCCcctcactgtgctccagccatgCTGAGGTCTTTTTGTTCTTCAAATACAGCAAGCTCATTCCCACTTCAGAGCTCTATCCTTGCTGTCCCCTCTGTGTGGGACATTTTTTCTGATCCTTACAGGGCCACTTCTTACCCATGGCTCAGAGCTCAGCTCAGATGGTCCCTTCTCACCGAGGCCTGTCTGTGTCACTCAGTCTAAGCGGacctccctccaccccatcaGTTACTCTCTCCCACGATTCTACTTCGTCATCACAGAACACATCACTATTTGAAATTCTcctgtgtattttttaattgtctttCTCTACTCCTTTTCCTCCCTGCATCTCCAGCACCTGCTACAGaacctggaacatagtaggttctttaaaaaatctttgttgaCTGAGTGAATGAATTTTGAAGGAAGACAGAAATTGACCCAAAAGAAATACTCTCTAATGATAGAAGTACACATATAAGAGGAATTGATGTGTTTAGGGGATCTCCTAGGACCCTCACATTATTCTCACTCATGCTAGATCAGGGAGAAAAATGTCTGAGTCCCAAAGACTCATAAAGTATGACTGAGACCCCTGGGTTAAGTTGTCAGGCAGAGGTGCTCCAGATTTCTTTAACACTTTCCATTCTACGTAAGCAGTCTTTAGATTTAGAATCTTCTGGAACTGAGAGATTCCACCAGCTCTACAGAAGGCAAATACATGCCCCAAACTGTTAGTCCTTTTTGAGGATGAAGTCACTGGGTCCAAGTAGTCACCTGCCAGGGGTTGCCACATCTTATTTTCAGGTTAGGAGACACGTGCCTTGCCAGGAGACCTCCCCATTTCACTGACAGCACCTTCCAATCCTGAAGGGTTGAAAAGTCGCGTTGGTTGAAAAGCTAGTAGGGAAGAGGGCTGCTTCAGGGAGGTCTCAGATAGAAGAAGTCTTCCTGCAGGAACTCCAGGAACTCTGGGGCAGGCTCACTGGTAATCCCTCAAGCCTTGCCACTTCCATATTCCCGACAGAGCCCTGGGCAGAGGAAGAGAATGCCCAGCACCCTCAGGAGCACACTCCTCCCAAACAGGCAGCTCAGGTTGAGAAAGAGTAGCTCCACTTCCACCTCTGAATGGAATGAAAGGAATGCTTTTCCTCTTGTCATCTCTGAGATGCCACTTAACCCAATTgcctagtttcttttctttttttttttttttttttttttttgacatggagtcttgctctgtcacccaggctggagtgcagtggcacaatctcagctcactgcagactctgcctcctgcgttcaagtgattctcctgcgtcagcctcccaagtagctgggattacaagcccgcaccaccatgtcaggctaatttttgtatttttagtagagataaggatttcaccatattggccaggctggtcttgaattcctgacctcaagcgatctgcccacctcagcctcccaaagtgatgggattacaggcgtgagccaccacgcccagactagtctagagagagaaagaaaccaagGCTCTGAGAGAGGACAGGAGTTGTCCATAGTCACAGAGCTCTATCAATGTTGATATATTAGGCACCTGCCCCATCATCAGAATAAACTGCTTACAAAGTACCTGTGCACGTGTGCATAATTTGTTTAATCTGGAAGAGGGCACTGGTTCTCCAGTCCTCCCTGTTCCTCTTAAACCAGGTCAAGGTCAGAATCAAAATGCCTGAGTCACTAGTACAAAAGGAATCATCAGTGAAAACAATTACAAGGTTGACCCCTTGAGTTATAGGCTTCCTGAGGCACCCATGCCTGTCCCAGGTCTTTCCTGGATCCCCCAGAGGCAGCACACACCTctaagcagttttctaacccCCAACCTAATTCCCATCTTGTTCCTTGGTGGTAGAAATAGATTGATCAGACAAACTAATTATGGTTGCATTCATGCAATCAGCATTTAATAAGCACCCGTTATCCCTACCAGTATGTGAGATACCGGGAGTCAAAAGTGAAAAAGACAGAGGCATAAACAAATAACGACAAGGCAGTGGAATAAATGGGATTCTGCCCTCGAAGGGTGCTATGTGAAGCACAAAGGCAGGAGCAATTTGTTCTTctagagaaaacaggaaagttCCATAAGTACGCCGAAGGCATCAGATGTGTGAAAGCACTATAAAGGGTTCCCTTACTGTTAGGTTGCCCCTCACAAGTGTTTTAACATGTCATGCTGAAAGACGGAGCCATTGTGGGGATTTCGATCACAGGCAGGCTGGACGTATCAAGTCACTGCACTTAGGATTCTGTTTATAAGGAAAAGTCACCCTGGAAAGAGGGCCCAGAATCAGATACAACTCTAATACTTCAAATAAATTTAGCAAGTGttatctgggcacggtggctcacgcctgtaatcccagcactctgggaggctgaggcgggcagatcacttgaggtcaggagttcgagatcagcctggccaacatggtgaaaccgtggctctactaaaaatacgaaaactagccaggggtggtggtgcgagcctgcagtcccagctactcaggaggctgaggcaggagaatcgcttgaacccaggaagtggaggttgcagtgagctgagatcgagccactccagcctgggcgacagagactccgtctaaaaataaatttataaatgttttaaaaataaataaataaatgtttctcaaaCACTCATTATGTATCCAGTATTGTGTAGGGCACTCAGCTATGCCAGAGACTAACTTACCCAAACAAAGACATTCGAAATGTTTGGACATCAAATCTGAGACTTTGTTGTATTAACGATAAGTGCTGACTTCTTAATTGCCTGATTGAATTGCTTTCCAAGTCATTCCCCTTGGTTTCTCAACATTtgatttgaaattcttttctccCTGAGCTGATGAAATACATCCTTCTCTTGAGAATCCCCTACCTTTGTAACTTTGCAGTGtttactttgttctttctttcttctccctcctggTTAACTGGCAGGTCAACAGACTCAGTTCTTGGCCCTTATTTCTTCTCAGTTCTCCTGGGGACGCACTCCCTGCATTCCCACCTCCATCATCCCTCAGACACATTAACTGTCCTCCCCAGAGATCCCTCtgcctctccttcttcttctcccctttccccctcctcctccttgacCCTCCCCAGCCCCAAACATGACCAGTGCTTTGTGGGAGCTCAATCAGTAATGGAATTGTGGcagggcacagtccctcacacctgtgatcccagtattttaggaaggcgaggcatgaggatcgctggagcccaggagctggagaccagcctgggcaacatggcacaaccccatctctatgatGATACCAGTGCTAGcctttcttttctatctctaCAATCACAACTCATTCCTAACAGAATTCCTGGTCTCCAGACTCACCCTACACATCATTGCCATATTCTTCTTCCTATAAATACCATAGGTTGTCTGCTCTCCTATCCCAAACCCTTTGATACTGCCCACTGAAAAATGGAGTTCATGCTCCTCCACAGGCTGGGCTTTGCCACCTGCCTAACCTTCGCTGTCTCCACGCCCCTTAACAGCGTGGCTGGGGCTCCAGCCAGCCTGCACCCTCCACCATTCCACAATAGGCAAGGCATCCCCTCATCCACTCCCTCAGCCTCTTTGCCCAAATGCCTGCACTGCCAGCTGAAATTGCCAGCAGTCCACTTAAACCCAGCCCTCACTGGTACCTGGAAGTCCTCTCACCACACCTCTATCTTTCCCTCCACAGGCCTTTTCTGATTGCTCTGAGGACAAATGCCCCCCTGCTCAGTATAATCCATTAGGATGGTCCACATCACACCCCACCTTGTACTGTGGTTACATTCccaaatgtttccatttctcGGCTAAAGAACTGATGGAGACGAGGCTGGAGTCCTGGTATAGCTCCTAGCACAGAAGGATCTCGAAGTAATACCTTCTGAATGACTGTTGAATAAAAAGCTACTTTACTGTCCTTTTACTCAAGTGTTAGTCTTTTATTTTCAACTCTTTCTGTCCTTTTTCCATTTATATGCTGCCAAAGAATCTTGAGCAGAGTTTCAGGAGAGCACATTGAATGGGAATGAGTGAATAGGTAAGAGGCCAAGATAGAGGGAACTCAGGCATCAAGGGGTGGGCGGGGTCACTTGGTACTAGACGACTCAAGCTCTGATCTCTAGGTTAAAATCCTGActtcaccacttactagctgtgtgacctaggggatataacctctctgtgctttcaTTGCCTCATCTATGACAGAGTTAATAGAAGTAGCTACCTCATATTGCTttcgtgaggattaaataagtcaatgcattaaaaaataaaactaagtcaGGCACATAGCATTCTTATGACTATCATTCTTACTACTCCTACTGTTACTATTGCCTGATCCAGCATCCCTGAGGAGAGATACTGAGTGTCAGGATTTCCTCACCATTTTCCTAATTAATTCTTTCC
This region of Macaca fascicularis isolate 582-1 chromosome 1, T2T-MFA8v1.1 genomic DNA includes:
- the RCSD1 gene encoding capZ-interacting protein isoform X3, with product MHHHAQERPAETNANVDNSASPSVAQLAGRFREQAAAAKEKSPPNASHPPKFKVKSSPLIEKLQANLTFDPAALLPGASPKSPGLKAMVSPFHSPPSTPSSPGVRSRPSEAEEVPVSFDQPPEGSHLPCYNKVRTRGSIKRRPPSRRFRRSQSDCGELGDFRAAESSQENGAKEEDGDEVFPSKSKAPGSPSSSEGAAGEGVRTLGPAEKPPLRRSPSRTEKQEEDRATEEAKNGEKARRSSEDVDGQHPAQEEAPKAPQTSGPEAENRCGSPREEKPAGEEAEMEKAAEVKEETVQNEEAGPEHESQETKKPEEGAAGKETPHSPPGGVKGGDVPKQEKGKEKQQEGAVLEPGCSPQTAPDQLETSSEVQSERAVPRPEAFSDCSEDKCPPAQYNPLGWSTSHPTLYCGYIPKCFHFSAKELMETRLESWYSS
- the RCSD1 gene encoding capZ-interacting protein isoform X7 produces the protein MHHHAQERPAETNANVDNSASPSVAQLAGRFREQAAAAKEKSPPNASHPPKFKVKSSPLIEKLQANLTFDPAALLPGASPKSPGLKAMVSPFHSPPSTPSSPGVRSRPSEAEEVPVSFDQPPEGSHLPCYNKVRTRGSIKRRPPSRRFRRSQSDCGELGDFRAAESSQENGAKEEDGDEVFPSKSKAPGSPSSSEGAAGEGVRTLGPAEKPPLRRSPSRTEKQEEDRATEEAKNGEKARRSSEDVDGQHPAQEEAPKAPQTSGPEAENRCGSPREEKPAGEEAEMEKAAEVKEETVQNEEAGPEHESQETKKPEEGAAGKETPHSPPGGVKGGDVPKQEKGKEKQQEGAVLEPGCSPQTAPDQLETSSEVQSERAVPRPEDDTPVQDTKM
- the RCSD1 gene encoding capZ-interacting protein isoform X2; this translates as MEERPAETNANVDNSASPSVAQLAGRFREQAAAAKETPASKPTRRKPPCSLPLFPPKVELGQNGDEKSPPNASHPPKFKVKSSPLIEKLQANLTFDPAALLPGASPKSPGLKAMVSPFHSPPSTPSSPGVRSRPSEAEEVPVSFDQPPEGSHLPCYNKVRTRGSIKRRPPSRRFRRSQSDCGELGDFRAAESSQENGAKEEDGDEVFPSKSKAPGSPSSSEGAAGEGVRTLGPAEKPPLRRSPSRTEKQEEDRATEEAKNGEKARRSSEDVDGQHPAQEEAPKAPQTSGPEAENRCGSPREEKPAGEEAEMEKAAEVKEETVQNEEAGPEHESQETKKPEEGAAGKETPHSPPGGVKGGDVPKQEKGKEKQQEGAVLEPGCSPQTAPDQLETSSEVQSERAVPRPEAFSDCSEDKCPPAQYNPLGWSTSHPTLYCGYIPKCFHFSAKELMETRLESWYSS
- the RCSD1 gene encoding capZ-interacting protein isoform X1 — its product is MHHHAQERPAETNANVDNSASPSVAQLAGRFREQAAAAKETPASKPTRRKPPCSLPLFPPKVELGQNGDEKSPPNASHPPKFKVKSSPLIEKLQANLTFDPAALLPGASPKSPGLKAMVSPFHSPPSTPSSPGVRSRPSEAEEVPVSFDQPPEGSHLPCYNKVRTRGSIKRRPPSRRFRRSQSDCGELGDFRAAESSQENGAKEEDGDEVFPSKSKAPGSPSSSEGAAGEGVRTLGPAEKPPLRRSPSRTEKQEEDRATEEAKNGEKARRSSEDVDGQHPAQEEAPKAPQTSGPEAENRCGSPREEKPAGEEAEMEKAAEVKEETVQNEEAGPEHESQETKKPEEGAAGKETPHSPPGGVKGGDVPKQEKGKEKQQEGAVLEPGCSPQTAPDQLETSSEVQSERAVPRPEAFSDCSEDKCPPAQYNPLGWSTSHPTLYCGYIPKCFHFSAKELMETRLESWYSS
- the RCSD1 gene encoding capZ-interacting protein isoform X4, whose protein sequence is MEERPAETNANVDNSASPSVAQLAGRFREQAAAAKEKSPPNASHPPKFKVKSSPLIEKLQANLTFDPAALLPGASPKSPGLKAMVSPFHSPPSTPSSPGVRSRPSEAEEVPVSFDQPPEGSHLPCYNKVRTRGSIKRRPPSRRFRRSQSDCGELGDFRAAESSQENGAKEEDGDEVFPSKSKAPGSPSSSEGAAGEGVRTLGPAEKPPLRRSPSRTEKQEEDRATEEAKNGEKARRSSEDVDGQHPAQEEAPKAPQTSGPEAENRCGSPREEKPAGEEAEMEKAAEVKEETVQNEEAGPEHESQETKKPEEGAAGKETPHSPPGGVKGGDVPKQEKGKEKQQEGAVLEPGCSPQTAPDQLETSSEVQSERAVPRPEAFSDCSEDKCPPAQYNPLGWSTSHPTLYCGYIPKCFHFSAKELMETRLESWYSS
- the RCSD1 gene encoding capZ-interacting protein isoform X8; the encoded protein is MEERPAETNANVDNSASPSVAQLAGRFREQAAAAKEKSPPNASHPPKFKVKSSPLIEKLQANLTFDPAALLPGASPKSPGLKAMVSPFHSPPSTPSSPGVRSRPSEAEEVPVSFDQPPEGSHLPCYNKVRTRGSIKRRPPSRRFRRSQSDCGELGDFRAAESSQENGAKEEDGDEVFPSKSKAPGSPSSSEGAAGEGVRTLGPAEKPPLRRSPSRTEKQEEDRATEEAKNGEKARRSSEDVDGQHPAQEEAPKAPQTSGPEAENRCGSPREEKPAGEEAEMEKAAEVKEETVQNEEAGPEHESQETKKPEEGAAGKETPHSPPGGVKGGDVPKQEKGKEKQQEGAVLEPGCSPQTAPDQLETSSEVQSERAVPRPEDDTPVQDTKM
- the RCSD1 gene encoding capZ-interacting protein isoform X6 is translated as MEERPAETNANVDNSASPSVAQLAGRFREQAAAAKETPASKPTRRKPPCSLPLFPPKVELGQNGDEKSPPNASHPPKFKVKSSPLIEKLQANLTFDPAALLPGASPKSPGLKAMVSPFHSPPSTPSSPGVRSRPSEAEEVPVSFDQPPEGSHLPCYNKVRTRGSIKRRPPSRRFRRSQSDCGELGDFRAAESSQENGAKEEDGDEVFPSKSKAPGSPSSSEGAAGEGVRTLGPAEKPPLRRSPSRTEKQEEDRATEEAKNGEKARRSSEDVDGQHPAQEEAPKAPQTSGPEAENRCGSPREEKPAGEEAEMEKAAEVKEETVQNEEAGPEHESQETKKPEEGAAGKETPHSPPGGVKGGDVPKQEKGKEKQQEGAVLEPGCSPQTAPDQLETSSEVQSERAVPRPEDDTPVQDTKM
- the RCSD1 gene encoding capZ-interacting protein isoform X5; translation: MHHHAQERPAETNANVDNSASPSVAQLAGRFREQAAAAKETPASKPTRRKPPCSLPLFPPKVELGQNGDEKSPPNASHPPKFKVKSSPLIEKLQANLTFDPAALLPGASPKSPGLKAMVSPFHSPPSTPSSPGVRSRPSEAEEVPVSFDQPPEGSHLPCYNKVRTRGSIKRRPPSRRFRRSQSDCGELGDFRAAESSQENGAKEEDGDEVFPSKSKAPGSPSSSEGAAGEGVRTLGPAEKPPLRRSPSRTEKQEEDRATEEAKNGEKARRSSEDVDGQHPAQEEAPKAPQTSGPEAENRCGSPREEKPAGEEAEMEKAAEVKEETVQNEEAGPEHESQETKKPEEGAAGKETPHSPPGGVKGGDVPKQEKGKEKQQEGAVLEPGCSPQTAPDQLETSSEVQSERAVPRPEDDTPVQDTKM
- the RCSD1 gene encoding capZ-interacting protein isoform X10; translation: MVSPFHSPPSTPSSPGVRSRPSEAEEVPVSFDQPPEGSHLPCYNKVRTRGSIKRRPPSRRFRRSQSDCGELGDFRAAESSQENGAKEEDGDEVFPSKSKAPGSPSSSEGAAGEGVRTLGPAEKPPLRRSPSRTEKQEEDRATEEAKNGEKARRSSEDVDGQHPAQEEAPKAPQTSGPEAENRCGSPREEKPAGEEAEMEKAAEVKEETVQNEEAGPEHESQETKKPEEGAAGKETPHSPPGGVKGGDVPKQEKGKEKQQEGAVLEPGCSPQTAPDQLETSSEVQSERAVPRPEDDTPVQDTKM
- the RCSD1 gene encoding capZ-interacting protein isoform X9, which translates into the protein MVSPFHSPPSTPSSPGVRSRPSEAEEVPVSFDQPPEGSHLPCYNKVRTRGSIKRRPPSRRFRRSQSDCGELGDFRAAESSQENGAKEEDGDEVFPSKSKAPGSPSSSEGAAGEGVRTLGPAEKPPLRRSPSRTEKQEEDRATEEAKNGEKARRSSEDVDGQHPAQEEAPKAPQTSGPEAENRCGSPREEKPAGEEAEMEKAAEVKEETVQNEEAGPEHESQETKKPEEGAAGKETPHSPPGGVKGGDVPKQEKGKEKQQEGAVLEPGCSPQTAPDQLETSSEVQSERAVPRPEAFSDCSEDKCPPAQYNPLGWSTSHPTLYCGYIPKCFHFSAKELMETRLESWYSS